The Cervus canadensis isolate Bull #8, Minnesota chromosome X, ASM1932006v1, whole genome shotgun sequence genome contains a region encoding:
- the TFE3 gene encoding transcription factor E3 isoform X3: MPTPRRSGRGSRTPAMSSSSSSRVLLRQQLMRAQAQEQERRERREQAAASSFPSPAPASPAISVVGVSAGGHTLGRPPPAQVPREVLKVQTHLENPTRYHLQQARRQQVKQYLSTTLGPKLASQALTPPPGGASAQPLPTPEAAHAPGPTSSAPNSPMALLTIGSSSEKEVSGCRRPSQAPPTPASSNALPYFFSQIDDVIDEIISLESSYNDEMLSYLPGGNTGLQLPSTLPVSGNLLDVYSNQGVATPAITVSNSCPAELPNIKREISETEAKALLKERQKKDNHNLIERRRRFNINDRIKELGTLIPKSSDPEMRWNKGTILKASVDYIRKLQKEQQRSKDLESRQRSLEQANRSLQLRIQELELQAQIHGLPVPPTPGLLSLAATSASDSLKPEQLDVEEEGRPGTAIFHAAGGLAQSAPHQQPPPPPSDALLDLHFPSDHLGDLGDPFHLGLEDILMEEEEGVVGGLSGGTLSPLRAASDPLLSSVSPAVSKASSRRSSFSMEEES; this comes from the exons ATGCCCACCCCCAGGAGATCAGGGA GGGGCTCCAGGACCCCTGCCATGTCGTCGTCTTCTTCATCGCGGGTCTTGCTGCGGCAGCAGCTAATGCGGGCCCAGGCCCAGGAACAGGAGAGGCGTGAGCGTCGGGAACAGGCCGCAGCCTCTTCCTTCCCTAGTCCTGCACCTGCCTCTCCCGCCATCTCTGTGGTTGGCGTCTCTGCTGGGGGCCACACACTGGGTCGTCCTCCCCCAGCTCAGGTGCCCAGGGAGGTGCTCAAG GTGCAGACCCATCTGGAGAACCCAACACGCTATCACCTACAGCAGGCGCGCCGACAGCAGGTGAAACAGTACCTCTCCACCACACTTGGGCCCAAGCTGGCTTCCCAGGCCCTCACCCCACCACCAGGGGGTGCTAGTGCCCAGCCGCTCCCCACCCCCGAGGCTGCCCACGCTCCTGGTCCCACCAGCAGTGCTCCCAACAGCCCCATGGCGCTGCTCACCATCGGGTCTAGCTCAGAGAAGGAGGTGAGTGGCTGCAGACGACCCTCacaggctccccccaccccagcttcttCTAATGCTCTTCCGTATTTCTTCTCCCAGATCGACGATGTCATCGATGAGATCATTAGCCTGGAGTCCAGTTACAACGATGAGATGCTCAGCTATCTGCCTGGAGGCAACACGGGGCTGCAGCTCCCCAGCACG CTGCCTGTGTCCGGGAATCTGCTTGATGTGTACAGTAATCAGGGCGTGGCCACGCCAGCCATCACTGTCAGCAACTCCTGTCCAGCTGAGCTGCCCAATATCAAACGGGAGATCTCTG AGACGGAGGCCAAGGCCCTTTTGAAGGAACGGCAGAAGAAAGACAATCACAACCTGA TTGAACGTCGCAGGCGATTCAACATTAACGACAGGATCAAGGAGTTGGGCACCCTCATCCCCAAGTCCAGTGACCC GGAGATGCGCTGGAACAAGGGCACCATCCTAAAAGCCTCTGTGGATTACATCCGCAAGTTGCAGAAGGAGCAACAGCGCTCCAAAGACCTGGAGAGCCGGCAGCGATCCCTGGAGCAAGCCAACCGCAGCCTGCAGCTCCGAATCCAG GAGCTGGAGCTGCAGGCCCAGATCCATGGTCTGCCGGtgcctcccaccccagggctgcTCTCGCTGGCTGCAACTTCAGCCTCTGACAGTCTCAAGCCAGAGCAGCTGGATGTTGAAGAGGAGGGCAGGCCAGGCACAGCGATTTTTCATGCAGCGGGGGGCCTTGCCCAAAGTGCTCCCCATCAGcagcccccaccaccaccctcggATGCACTTCTGGACCTGCACTTTCCCAGCGACCACCTGGGGGATCTGGGGGACCCCTTCCACCTGGGGCTGGAGGACATtctgatggaggaggaggagggggtggtggggggactgTCAGGGGGCACCCTGTCCCCACTGCGGGCTGCCTCTGatcccctgctttcttcagtaTCCCCTGCAGTCTCCAAGGCCAGCAGTCGCCGCAGCAGCTTCAGCATGGAAGAGGAGTCCTGA
- the TFE3 gene encoding transcription factor E3 isoform X2, which produces MSHAAEPARDGVEASAEGPRAVFLLLEERRPADSAQLLSLNSLLPESGIVADIELENVLDPDSFYELKSQPLSLRSSLPISLQATPATPATLSASSSAGGSRTPAMSSSSSSRVLLRQQLMRAQAQEQERRERREQAAASSFPSPAPASPAISVVGVSAGGHTLGRPPPAQVPREVLKVQTHLENPTRYHLQQARRQQVKQYLSTTLGPKLASQALTPPPGGASAQPLPTPEAAHAPGPTSSAPNSPMALLTIGSSSEKEIDDVIDEIISLESSYNDEMLSYLPGGNTGLQLPSTLPVSGNLLDVYSNQGVATPAITVSNSCPAELPNIKREISETEAKALLKERQKKDNHNLIERRRRFNINDRIKELGTLIPKSSDPEMRWNKGTILKASVDYIRKLQKEQQRSKDLESRQRSLEQANRSLQLRIQELELQAQIHGLPVPPTPGLLSLAATSASDSLKPEQLDVEEEGRPGTAIFHAAGGLAQSAPHQQPPPPPSDALLDLHFPSDHLGDLGDPFHLGLEDILMEEEEGVVGGLSGGTLSPLRAASDPLLSSVSPAVSKASSRRSSFSMEEES; this is translated from the exons CCTGAACTCTTTGCTTCCGGAGTCCGGGATTGTTGCAGACATCGAGTTAGAAAACGTCCTTGATCCTGACAGCTTCTACGAGCTCAAAAGCCAACCCCTATCGCTACGCTCAAG CCTCCCAATATCACTGCAGGCCACACCAGCCACCCCAGCTACACTCTCTGCATCATCTTCTGCAGGGGGCTCCAGGACCCCTGCCATGTCGTCGTCTTCTTCATCGCGGGTCTTGCTGCGGCAGCAGCTAATGCGGGCCCAGGCCCAGGAACAGGAGAGGCGTGAGCGTCGGGAACAGGCCGCAGCCTCTTCCTTCCCTAGTCCTGCACCTGCCTCTCCCGCCATCTCTGTGGTTGGCGTCTCTGCTGGGGGCCACACACTGGGTCGTCCTCCCCCAGCTCAGGTGCCCAGGGAGGTGCTCAAG GTGCAGACCCATCTGGAGAACCCAACACGCTATCACCTACAGCAGGCGCGCCGACAGCAGGTGAAACAGTACCTCTCCACCACACTTGGGCCCAAGCTGGCTTCCCAGGCCCTCACCCCACCACCAGGGGGTGCTAGTGCCCAGCCGCTCCCCACCCCCGAGGCTGCCCACGCTCCTGGTCCCACCAGCAGTGCTCCCAACAGCCCCATGGCGCTGCTCACCATCGGGTCTAGCTCAGAGAAGGAG ATCGACGATGTCATCGATGAGATCATTAGCCTGGAGTCCAGTTACAACGATGAGATGCTCAGCTATCTGCCTGGAGGCAACACGGGGCTGCAGCTCCCCAGCACG CTGCCTGTGTCCGGGAATCTGCTTGATGTGTACAGTAATCAGGGCGTGGCCACGCCAGCCATCACTGTCAGCAACTCCTGTCCAGCTGAGCTGCCCAATATCAAACGGGAGATCTCTG AGACGGAGGCCAAGGCCCTTTTGAAGGAACGGCAGAAGAAAGACAATCACAACCTGA TTGAACGTCGCAGGCGATTCAACATTAACGACAGGATCAAGGAGTTGGGCACCCTCATCCCCAAGTCCAGTGACCC GGAGATGCGCTGGAACAAGGGCACCATCCTAAAAGCCTCTGTGGATTACATCCGCAAGTTGCAGAAGGAGCAACAGCGCTCCAAAGACCTGGAGAGCCGGCAGCGATCCCTGGAGCAAGCCAACCGCAGCCTGCAGCTCCGAATCCAG GAGCTGGAGCTGCAGGCCCAGATCCATGGTCTGCCGGtgcctcccaccccagggctgcTCTCGCTGGCTGCAACTTCAGCCTCTGACAGTCTCAAGCCAGAGCAGCTGGATGTTGAAGAGGAGGGCAGGCCAGGCACAGCGATTTTTCATGCAGCGGGGGGCCTTGCCCAAAGTGCTCCCCATCAGcagcccccaccaccaccctcggATGCACTTCTGGACCTGCACTTTCCCAGCGACCACCTGGGGGATCTGGGGGACCCCTTCCACCTGGGGCTGGAGGACATtctgatggaggaggaggagggggtggtggggggactgTCAGGGGGCACCCTGTCCCCACTGCGGGCTGCCTCTGatcccctgctttcttcagtaTCCCCTGCAGTCTCCAAGGCCAGCAGTCGCCGCAGCAGCTTCAGCATGGAAGAGGAGTCCTGA
- the TFE3 gene encoding transcription factor E3 isoform X4: MSSSSSSRVLLRQQLMRAQAQEQERRERREQAAASSFPSPAPASPAISVVGVSAGGHTLGRPPPAQVPREVLKVQTHLENPTRYHLQQARRQQVKQYLSTTLGPKLASQALTPPPGGASAQPLPTPEAAHAPGPTSSAPNSPMALLTIGSSSEKEVSGCRRPSQAPPTPASSNALPYFFSQIDDVIDEIISLESSYNDEMLSYLPGGNTGLQLPSTLPVSGNLLDVYSNQGVATPAITVSNSCPAELPNIKREISETEAKALLKERQKKDNHNLIERRRRFNINDRIKELGTLIPKSSDPEMRWNKGTILKASVDYIRKLQKEQQRSKDLESRQRSLEQANRSLQLRIQELELQAQIHGLPVPPTPGLLSLAATSASDSLKPEQLDVEEEGRPGTAIFHAAGGLAQSAPHQQPPPPPSDALLDLHFPSDHLGDLGDPFHLGLEDILMEEEEGVVGGLSGGTLSPLRAASDPLLSSVSPAVSKASSRRSSFSMEEES; this comes from the exons ATGTCGTCGTCTTCTTCATCGCGGGTCTTGCTGCGGCAGCAGCTAATGCGGGCCCAGGCCCAGGAACAGGAGAGGCGTGAGCGTCGGGAACAGGCCGCAGCCTCTTCCTTCCCTAGTCCTGCACCTGCCTCTCCCGCCATCTCTGTGGTTGGCGTCTCTGCTGGGGGCCACACACTGGGTCGTCCTCCCCCAGCTCAGGTGCCCAGGGAGGTGCTCAAG GTGCAGACCCATCTGGAGAACCCAACACGCTATCACCTACAGCAGGCGCGCCGACAGCAGGTGAAACAGTACCTCTCCACCACACTTGGGCCCAAGCTGGCTTCCCAGGCCCTCACCCCACCACCAGGGGGTGCTAGTGCCCAGCCGCTCCCCACCCCCGAGGCTGCCCACGCTCCTGGTCCCACCAGCAGTGCTCCCAACAGCCCCATGGCGCTGCTCACCATCGGGTCTAGCTCAGAGAAGGAGGTGAGTGGCTGCAGACGACCCTCacaggctccccccaccccagcttcttCTAATGCTCTTCCGTATTTCTTCTCCCAGATCGACGATGTCATCGATGAGATCATTAGCCTGGAGTCCAGTTACAACGATGAGATGCTCAGCTATCTGCCTGGAGGCAACACGGGGCTGCAGCTCCCCAGCACG CTGCCTGTGTCCGGGAATCTGCTTGATGTGTACAGTAATCAGGGCGTGGCCACGCCAGCCATCACTGTCAGCAACTCCTGTCCAGCTGAGCTGCCCAATATCAAACGGGAGATCTCTG AGACGGAGGCCAAGGCCCTTTTGAAGGAACGGCAGAAGAAAGACAATCACAACCTGA TTGAACGTCGCAGGCGATTCAACATTAACGACAGGATCAAGGAGTTGGGCACCCTCATCCCCAAGTCCAGTGACCC GGAGATGCGCTGGAACAAGGGCACCATCCTAAAAGCCTCTGTGGATTACATCCGCAAGTTGCAGAAGGAGCAACAGCGCTCCAAAGACCTGGAGAGCCGGCAGCGATCCCTGGAGCAAGCCAACCGCAGCCTGCAGCTCCGAATCCAG GAGCTGGAGCTGCAGGCCCAGATCCATGGTCTGCCGGtgcctcccaccccagggctgcTCTCGCTGGCTGCAACTTCAGCCTCTGACAGTCTCAAGCCAGAGCAGCTGGATGTTGAAGAGGAGGGCAGGCCAGGCACAGCGATTTTTCATGCAGCGGGGGGCCTTGCCCAAAGTGCTCCCCATCAGcagcccccaccaccaccctcggATGCACTTCTGGACCTGCACTTTCCCAGCGACCACCTGGGGGATCTGGGGGACCCCTTCCACCTGGGGCTGGAGGACATtctgatggaggaggaggagggggtggtggggggactgTCAGGGGGCACCCTGTCCCCACTGCGGGCTGCCTCTGatcccctgctttcttcagtaTCCCCTGCAGTCTCCAAGGCCAGCAGTCGCCGCAGCAGCTTCAGCATGGAAGAGGAGTCCTGA
- the TFE3 gene encoding transcription factor E3 isoform X1: MSHAAEPARDGVEASAEGPRAVFLLLEERRPADSAQLLSLNSLLPESGIVADIELENVLDPDSFYELKSQPLSLRSSLPISLQATPATPATLSASSSAGGSRTPAMSSSSSSRVLLRQQLMRAQAQEQERRERREQAAASSFPSPAPASPAISVVGVSAGGHTLGRPPPAQVPREVLKVQTHLENPTRYHLQQARRQQVKQYLSTTLGPKLASQALTPPPGGASAQPLPTPEAAHAPGPTSSAPNSPMALLTIGSSSEKEVSGCRRPSQAPPTPASSNALPYFFSQIDDVIDEIISLESSYNDEMLSYLPGGNTGLQLPSTLPVSGNLLDVYSNQGVATPAITVSNSCPAELPNIKREISETEAKALLKERQKKDNHNLIERRRRFNINDRIKELGTLIPKSSDPEMRWNKGTILKASVDYIRKLQKEQQRSKDLESRQRSLEQANRSLQLRIQELELQAQIHGLPVPPTPGLLSLAATSASDSLKPEQLDVEEEGRPGTAIFHAAGGLAQSAPHQQPPPPPSDALLDLHFPSDHLGDLGDPFHLGLEDILMEEEEGVVGGLSGGTLSPLRAASDPLLSSVSPAVSKASSRRSSFSMEEES; this comes from the exons CCTGAACTCTTTGCTTCCGGAGTCCGGGATTGTTGCAGACATCGAGTTAGAAAACGTCCTTGATCCTGACAGCTTCTACGAGCTCAAAAGCCAACCCCTATCGCTACGCTCAAG CCTCCCAATATCACTGCAGGCCACACCAGCCACCCCAGCTACACTCTCTGCATCATCTTCTGCAGGGGGCTCCAGGACCCCTGCCATGTCGTCGTCTTCTTCATCGCGGGTCTTGCTGCGGCAGCAGCTAATGCGGGCCCAGGCCCAGGAACAGGAGAGGCGTGAGCGTCGGGAACAGGCCGCAGCCTCTTCCTTCCCTAGTCCTGCACCTGCCTCTCCCGCCATCTCTGTGGTTGGCGTCTCTGCTGGGGGCCACACACTGGGTCGTCCTCCCCCAGCTCAGGTGCCCAGGGAGGTGCTCAAG GTGCAGACCCATCTGGAGAACCCAACACGCTATCACCTACAGCAGGCGCGCCGACAGCAGGTGAAACAGTACCTCTCCACCACACTTGGGCCCAAGCTGGCTTCCCAGGCCCTCACCCCACCACCAGGGGGTGCTAGTGCCCAGCCGCTCCCCACCCCCGAGGCTGCCCACGCTCCTGGTCCCACCAGCAGTGCTCCCAACAGCCCCATGGCGCTGCTCACCATCGGGTCTAGCTCAGAGAAGGAGGTGAGTGGCTGCAGACGACCCTCacaggctccccccaccccagcttcttCTAATGCTCTTCCGTATTTCTTCTCCCAGATCGACGATGTCATCGATGAGATCATTAGCCTGGAGTCCAGTTACAACGATGAGATGCTCAGCTATCTGCCTGGAGGCAACACGGGGCTGCAGCTCCCCAGCACG CTGCCTGTGTCCGGGAATCTGCTTGATGTGTACAGTAATCAGGGCGTGGCCACGCCAGCCATCACTGTCAGCAACTCCTGTCCAGCTGAGCTGCCCAATATCAAACGGGAGATCTCTG AGACGGAGGCCAAGGCCCTTTTGAAGGAACGGCAGAAGAAAGACAATCACAACCTGA TTGAACGTCGCAGGCGATTCAACATTAACGACAGGATCAAGGAGTTGGGCACCCTCATCCCCAAGTCCAGTGACCC GGAGATGCGCTGGAACAAGGGCACCATCCTAAAAGCCTCTGTGGATTACATCCGCAAGTTGCAGAAGGAGCAACAGCGCTCCAAAGACCTGGAGAGCCGGCAGCGATCCCTGGAGCAAGCCAACCGCAGCCTGCAGCTCCGAATCCAG GAGCTGGAGCTGCAGGCCCAGATCCATGGTCTGCCGGtgcctcccaccccagggctgcTCTCGCTGGCTGCAACTTCAGCCTCTGACAGTCTCAAGCCAGAGCAGCTGGATGTTGAAGAGGAGGGCAGGCCAGGCACAGCGATTTTTCATGCAGCGGGGGGCCTTGCCCAAAGTGCTCCCCATCAGcagcccccaccaccaccctcggATGCACTTCTGGACCTGCACTTTCCCAGCGACCACCTGGGGGATCTGGGGGACCCCTTCCACCTGGGGCTGGAGGACATtctgatggaggaggaggagggggtggtggggggactgTCAGGGGGCACCCTGTCCCCACTGCGGGCTGCCTCTGatcccctgctttcttcagtaTCCCCTGCAGTCTCCAAGGCCAGCAGTCGCCGCAGCAGCTTCAGCATGGAAGAGGAGTCCTGA